In a genomic window of Diorhabda carinulata isolate Delta chromosome 8, icDioCari1.1, whole genome shotgun sequence:
- the LOC130897014 gene encoding metaxin-2-like: MKNLFQNTVMGDSKICDKDSKLKTKTNKSFKMNTADGKTMNGDEIKRGISVDFSVLKDTSVTTLPVVGSPSENACGTNLQWQEKITIITPLLSRQMILPELSNCLAVQAFLKMCNLGFEIERRSNAAAMSPTNTVPFIKIDKYVIGGLEGIVQFVNTKNITLTDKLDNNQKVNLKAFFTLAMNKFNLVELYMCWRHQETYKNVTSQKNGSVYPWPLNWIQNITKRHQVSKQLKNLDWKEKTLNEVIFEFEVFCEALSQRLNGKSQFFDEGDTELDACVFGHLFSILHTPLPGNYLSDTIKTHPDLMKLVNRIKKLYF, encoded by the exons atgaaaaatctttttcaaaacaCAGTGATGGGGGATAGTAAAATTTGTGATAAGGATAGCAAGTTAAAAAcgaaaactaataaaagtttcaaaatgaaTACAGCAGACGGAAAAACAATGAACGGCGATGAAATCAAACGTGGAATATCGGTAGACTTTTCTGTACTAAAAGATACTTCAGTTACAACGTTACCCGTTGTCGGTTCTCCTTCTGAGAATGCCTGTGGAACTAATTTGCAATGGCAAGAAAAAATTACCATCATCACTCCGCTTTTGAGTCGTCAAATGATCCTTCCGGAGCTTTCGAATTGTCTAGCCGTTCAAGCTTTTTTGAAGATGTGTAATTTGGGATTCGAAATAGAACGAAGATCTAACGCTGCAGCAATGTCCCCAACGAACACTGTcccttttattaaaatagacaAATATGTTATTGGTGGATTAGAGGGAATTGTTCAATTTGTTAATACGAAGAATATAACTCTAACAGATAAACTCGATAACAATCAGAAAGTGAATCTAAAAGCATTTTTTACTTTAGCcatgaataaattcaacttGGTTGAACTCTATATGTGTTGGAGGCATcaagaaacatataaaaatgttaccag TCAAAAGAATGGATCAGTTTATCCATGGCCATTAAACTGGATCCAGAATATCACCAAACGGCACCAAGTGAGCAAACAACTCAAAAACCTCGattggaaagaaaaaactttaaatGAAGTCATATTCGAATTTGAAGTTTTCTGTGAAGCTCTATCTCAAAGATTGAATGGAAAGTCTCAATTTTTCGATGAAGGTGATACTGAATTAGACGCTTGTGTCTTCGGacatttgttttcaatattacatACCCCTttacctggaaattatttatcgGACACAATAAAAACTCATCCGGACTTGATGAAATTagtaaacagaataaaaaaattgtatttctag